The uncultured Methanoregula sp. genomic sequence GTCGATGACGAACTGGGGGATGGGCGAGCCCTGCACGATACCCTGCAGCTTCCGCTCGCTCTCTCTGAGTGCATTCTGACCGAATTTTAGTTCCTCATACTGGGCCCTCATCTCTTCTTCGGCAGCAGTGATCTGTTCATAGGCCGCCCTCAGATCATCCAGGGTTTTTCTCTGTTCCGTGATGTCCCTTAAGGTCTCGATAGCCCCTGCACGGTTTCCCTTTTCATCATAGACGGGGGTCACCTTGGCCCAGATGACCATCGCAGTTCCATGGGGGTGGGCATCTGATGTCTCCGCAATGAGCGCGGGACCGTCACGCTGGATATTCCTGTAATTCCAGTCATTGAGCACGGTATCGGGCTCATCGATCAGGTCGATCAGGAGCGGTCTCCTGATACCATAGAACGGGATTGCGTACTCCCGATCGTTTTTTTCGAGTATATCGGCAGCACGTACACCGGTCATCCTCTCGATCGCCATATTCCACGCGATCACCCGCCCGGCGCGATCGATGGCGAATGTGGCTTCCGGCAGGTGGCTGAGGATGTCATAAACCCGTTTTTCTGACTGGCGCTGTGCCTTTTCTGCACGTTTCTGCTGCACGGATTTTATTATGATATTTCTCAGTTCTGCAAACTGGGATGTCGGATCCCCACCTTTCTGGAGATAGAAATCCACACCGCTGTTGAGCGCCTCTATGATGACTTCTTCCCGGCCCCGTCCGGTGAAAATAATAAACGGGATGGTATCCCCCCGGCCCCTCAGTGTCTGGAGGAACCGTATCCCGTCCATTTCCGGCATCTGGTAGTCGGACAGGACCGCGTCAAACTTTTTTTCCTGCAGCCGTACCAGGGCTTCAGGTGCAGATACTACGGTATCGACAGAAAATTCGTGGGTCTGTTCAAGGAATAACTTGCCGATCTCAAGGAGTTCGGGTTCATCATCCACATACAGGACTGAGATCATGCAACTCACATTCCGGTATAATATGCATCACTTCCCACGGATCTGGTATAATCTTATCTGCTATCCGGCATGCAAAATCCAAACCGGACAAGTTCCGGCCCATGAAACCTGTCCCTGGTTCCGGCAGGAACAACTATATCTCGGACGTGCGGCGAATAATATAGGAATGAGTAGTCTTGAGGAACAGATCAAGGAGCTTGAGGACGAGTTAGTCAAGACTCCCTATAACAAGGCTACGTCGAAGCATATCGGCAGGGTCAAGGCCAAGATCGCCCGGCTCAAGGACGAGGCGGTCAACCGCGCAATGAAAGCCGGGGGCGGCGGCGAAGGCTACTCGGTAAAAAAATCCGGTGATGCCACTGCCGTTCTTGTCGGGTTCCCGTCAACCGGTAAGAGCACGCTCTTAAACAAGCTGACCGGTACGGAAAGTGCTGTCGGTGCTTATGCGTTCACGACCCTCACCGTGGTACCCGGTGCTCTCGAACACAAGGGTGCGAAGATCCAGCTCCTCGATATCCCGGGACTTATTGCCGGCGCTGCGATGGGTAAGGGCCGTGGCAAGGAAGTGATCGCCGTTGTCCGCGGGGCCGACATCGTCATCATCCTCGTGGATGTCTTCAACGAGCGGCACTTCGATGTGCTCATCAAGGAACTCTACGATGCCGGTATCAGGATCAATGTCCCGAAGCCGGATATTACCATCAAGAAGTCCTCGCATGGCGGTATCCGGCTCAATGCGGTGGGAACGCTCGACCTCGATATCGAGGAAGTGCGGTCGATCCTTGCCGAGAGCAAGATGATGAACGCCGACATCCTGATCCGCGGCAATGCAACGCAGGACGATCTTATCGATGCCGTCCAGGGCAACCGCGTTTATATCCCGGCATTTATTGCCGTCAACAAGGTCGACCTCGTGGACAAGGAACGGTACCTGGAGATCGAACACGACATTGCCGAACGGTTTGGAAATCCGCCGCTCATGATCTCCGCTGCCGCGGGCTACCATCTCGAAGAGACCAAAGACGCAATTTATGATTGCCTGGGATTCATCCGGGTCTATCTCAAGCCCCACGGGGAAGAAGCTGACCTTGAAGAACCGCTCATTATCCGGAAAGGCAGCAGCGTTGAGGATGTCTGTACCAAGCTCCACCGGGACTTTGTCCAGAAATTCCGGTACGCCCGGGTCTGGGGAAAATCCGTCAAGCACCCCGGCCAGCGTGTCGGGCTCACTCACCGGCTTATTGATTCAGATCTCCTGACGATCATTGCCGAGCGCTGATCGCGTCGAGAATGACCGGAAGCGGCGCTTCAGTCTTGATCCCGTACCCGGAGAAGTGGGTACGGGTTGCAGGGTATCCCGCAGCCCTTATTTTTTCAAGCACGGTATTGATATCCGGCGGTGAACAACCCAGCCGTTTTGCCAGTACGTGGTAATCGTAGAAACTTGACGTGGGGAGCTCCCTGCTGCAGGTATCGAGCAGTTTCACCAGATCCTTTTTTGATCCCAGTTCGCGGTTTTCTGCAAGCTGGCTGAGGCTTTCTGCGATCCCCTCTCTCCGGATACTGCCGAGCCAGACCGGGCCAATGGGCTGAAGTTCCCTGCCGCAGTGGGGGCATGTTGTGGTTCGTGGGAACCTGACCTGTTGTTCTTCCCGGTACGGGCAGGACGGGCACTGGAGGATGAACCCGAGCTGTGCAAGAGACTCGTCCGCAGCATTTGCGCCCCGGAGAATCCGGAGGTGGAGCCGGACGAAATGTTCGCGGGCATAACAGAAGACCGGTTCGATCCCGCGATCGTACTTCACGGTCTCGCGGACAACGAACCCGAGGAGGATGCGGAGGCCTACCTCGCTGTGGTATTCCGTGTTCCTCGGGAGGGCGCCATACCGCCGTATACCGGCCTTTAAGTGTGCCCCGCAGAGCGGTGCCGTGTCCGTTGCAGTCACGAAGAGAAACCTGCGGCATCCCCTTATGGCGGCATCAATGATCCAGGCCGGCGTGCCAAACGGGTCGAGGTCAACCGCATCATAGGATTGCTCGGAGAGGAGGGCATTGACGTCACGGCAGGTGATGGTGACAGGAAGGTCTGTCCGTTCGATATTCTGCCGGATCAGGTCCACGGCTGCCGGGTCGCGGTCATTGATGGTGGTCGGGATACCGCATTCATTGGCCACCCGCATCCCCCGGATGCCGGTAGCTCCCATGGCATCGAGGTAATCTGAAGGTTCCAGG encodes the following:
- a CDS encoding tRNA (guanine(10)-N(2))-dimethyltransferase, with product MDLQESREGSTSFFVPVQDDTQQFPPGSAPIFFNRRMELNRDISVLLLSILEPSDYLDAMGATGIRGMRVANECGIPTTINDRDPAAVDLIRQNIERTDLPVTITCRDVNALLSEQSYDAVDLDPFGTPAWIIDAAIRGCRRFLFVTATDTAPLCGAHLKAGIRRYGALPRNTEYHSEVGLRILLGFVVRETVKYDRGIEPVFCYAREHFVRLHLRILRGANAADESLAQLGFILQCPSCPYREEQQVRFPRTTTCPHCGRELQPIGPVWLGSIRREGIAESLSQLAENRELGSKKDLVKLLDTCSRELPTSSFYDYHVLAKRLGCSPPDINTVLEKIRAAGYPATRTHFSGYGIKTEAPLPVILDAISARQ
- a CDS encoding GTP-binding protein, with the translated sequence MSSLEEQIKELEDELVKTPYNKATSKHIGRVKAKIARLKDEAVNRAMKAGGGGEGYSVKKSGDATAVLVGFPSTGKSTLLNKLTGTESAVGAYAFTTLTVVPGALEHKGAKIQLLDIPGLIAGAAMGKGRGKEVIAVVRGADIVIILVDVFNERHFDVLIKELYDAGIRINVPKPDITIKKSSHGGIRLNAVGTLDLDIEEVRSILAESKMMNADILIRGNATQDDLIDAVQGNRVYIPAFIAVNKVDLVDKERYLEIEHDIAERFGNPPLMISAAAGYHLEETKDAIYDCLGFIRVYLKPHGEEADLEEPLIIRKGSSVEDVCTKLHRDFVQKFRYARVWGKSVKHPGQRVGLTHRLIDSDLLTIIAER